In Brienomyrus brachyistius isolate T26 chromosome 3, BBRACH_0.4, whole genome shotgun sequence, the following proteins share a genomic window:
- the LOC125738862 gene encoding cadherin-related family member 5-like isoform X2, with the protein MKRDARPWTLILQSFCQILLCQMVMKINQQAVKGSSCLGGEDIFAAVRENSPDGQFIANLSIAGEPRPNGMRLALSGDSADWFYLEENSIRLNASVSRALDREVHGSVLMAVLSCYEGETIQSEYRIMVEILNENDNKPVFMEETVQPVTISELAAVNSVVFVVKAVDADEDTIVYVIDRSLPDSSYFRIDLPNSGDVILSKPLDYETKTQMQLAIYAVEMNTPEMYNTSATIMIDVLDGDDQYPQFQPCVPLTQDTVHPICTNPIYTANVTEAHQNITLPFAPGRICAVDGDRGLDAPLLYTILSGADDGRFHIDKQSGEVTMSRPAEQGLLVPTFQLQIMASQVDDPRKYAITSAVVRVLAQNHFAPQFNSSTYFGFVPNSSESSVLISTHGNQALLLQATDHDFQDGINPKVHYSLWPKSNNTRLYHMTQEGYVIAKRSLLPASEKDFLEVIARDQESGEVARATVEIVAIQRGERAPWSLFGGQKRYILHVDVVLAGGIVAVVLLLLLVTVMFLLLWLVRRWRQQQEVAAKASVAQGKHPNVVNSGRPTPHIEEISFCNEAYEDCETSGSLGRGLHGKKPGILRRKTQRNHSDSTDLLRDSQSLCMTAEPLPIHVPPSIMSNGKAADRLSKSVSFVDDVTLREIRTAENPRNRSLEVQTVESIFLGEIPQEPCETEEGDRSDDEREAKNLYKVVYPVKEEGKPGETENFYSHKHDQQGDRDMDREGCPES; encoded by the exons ATGAAGCGGGATGCCCGTCCATGGACACTGATTCTGCAGAGTTTCTGCCAGATCCTTCTGTGCCAGATGGTGATGAAAATCAACCAGCAAGCAGTGAAAG GCAGCTCATGTCTCGGAGGCGAGGATATCTTCGCTGCGGTTAGGGAAAACAGCCCTGATGGACAGTTCATAGCCAATCTCAGCATCGCTGGTGAGCCCAGGCCAAACGGCATGCGTTTGGCCCTCAGCGGAGACAGTGCCGACTGGTTCTACCTGGAGGAGAATAGCATCAGGCTCAACGCATCTGTCTCGAGGGCTCTGGATCGAGAG GTTCATGGATCAGTTTTAATGGCGGTTTTGTCCTGCTATGAAGGAGAAACCATACAG agTGAATACAGGATCATGGTGGAGATCCTCAATGAAAATGACAACAAGCCAGTATTCATGGAAGAGACTGTCCAGCCTGTGACCATCAGCGAG CTGGCTGCGGTGAACTCTGTGGTGTTTGTTGTAAAGGCAGTGGATGCAGACGAGGACACCATCGTATATGTCATTGACAGGTCTCTG CCAGACTCCAGCTACTTTAGGATAGACCTCCCCAACAGTGGTGACGTGATCTTATCCAAGCCCCTGGACTACGAGACCAAGACCCAGATGCAATTGGCCATTTACGCTGTG GAGATGAACACCCCAGAAATGTATAACACTTCAGCGACCATCATGATCGATGTGCTGGATGGAGATGACCAGTACCCACAATTCCAGCCATGTGTACCCCTAACCCAGGACACTGTGCACCCCATCTGCACCAACCCCATCTACACTGCTAACGTGACGGAGGCACATCAG AACATCACGCTGCCGTTTGCTCCTGGTCGAATTTGtgctgtggatggagacagaggACTGGATGCCCCCCTGCTGTACACAATTCTGTCAG gtGCTGACGATGGCCGCTTTCACATTGATAAACAAAGTGGAGAAGTAACCATGTCTAGACCGGCAGAGCAAGGACTCCTGGTGCCAACGTTCCAGCTTCAGATCATG GCCTCTCAGGTCGATGATCCCAGGAAGTACGCCATCACCTCCGCAGTGGTCCGCGTTTTGGCCCAGAACCACTTTGCCCCGCAGTTCAACAGCAGCACCTACTTCGGCTTCGTCCCAAACAGCAGTGAATCGTCCGTGCTCATCTCCACCCACGGAAACCAGGCATTGCTGCTCCAAGCCACCGATCATGACTTCCAAGAT GGAATAAATCCCAAGGTTCACTATTCTTTGTGGCCAAAGTCAAACAACACAAGATTGTATCATATGACACAGGAAGGCTACGTCATCGCCAAGCGCAGCCTACTCCCAGCTTCGGAGAAAGATTTCCTCGAG GTGATCGCCAGAGACCAGGAGTCGGGGGAGGTTGCTAGGGCAACAGTGGAGATTGTGGCTATCCAGAGAGGTGAGCGAG CGCCGTGGAGCCTCTTTGGGGGGCAGAAGCGTTACATTCTGCATGTGGACGTGGTGCTGGCTGGCGGGATCGTGGCAGTGGTGCTGCTGTTACTGCTGGTAACAGTGATGTTTCTGCTGCTCTGGCTGGTGAGGCGTTGGAGGCAgcaacaggaggtggctgccaAAGCCTCCGTGGCACAGGGGAAGCACCCTAACGTG GTAAACTCCGGAAGGCCGACACCTCACATAGAGGAAATCTCTTTCTGCAACGAAGCGTACGAGGACTGTGAAACCTCAGGCTCGCTGGGACGCGGTCTCCACGGGAAAAAGCCTGGCATCCTGCGCAGAAAGACCCAGAGGAACCACAGCGACAGCACCGACCTCCTAAGAGACAGTCAGTCCCTGTGTATGACAGCAGAACCATTACCCATACATGTGCCTCCATCAATCATGTCCAACGGGAAAGCAGCAGACAGGCTGAGCAAATCGGTGTCATTTGTGGACGATGTCACACTGAGGGAAATAAGGACGGCAGAAAATCCAAGGAACAGGAGTCTGGAGGTTCAGACGGTAGAATCGATATTTTTAGGCGAGATCCCGCAGGAGCCGTGCGAAACCGAAGAGGGAGATCGATCTGATGACGAGAGGGAAGCCAAGAATCTGTACAAGGTAGTGTATCCTGTCAAGGAAGAGGGGAAGCCTGGGGAAACTGAAAACTTCTACAGTCACAAGCATGACCAGCAGGGGGACAGGGACATGGACAGGGAGGGCTGCCCCGAATCTTGA
- the LOC125738862 gene encoding cadherin-related family member 5-like isoform X4 produces MKRDARPWTLILQSFCQILLCQMVMKINQQAVKAGSSCLGGEDIFAAVRENSPDGQFIANLSIAGEPRPNGMRLALSGDSADWFYLEENSIRLNASVSRALDREVHGSVLMAVLSCYEGETIQSEYRIMVEILNENDNKPVFMEETVQPVTISELAAVNSVVFVVKAVDADEDTIVYVIDRSLPDSSYFRIDLPNSGDVILSKPLDYETKTQMQLAIYAVEMNTPEMYNTSATIMIDVLDGDDQYPQFQPCVPLTQDTVHPICTNPIYTANVTEAHQNITLPFAPGRICAVDGDRGLDAPLLYTILSGADDGRFHIDKQSGEVTMSRPAEQGLLVPTFQLQIMASQVDDPRKYAITSAVVRVLAQNHFAPQFNSSTYFGFVPNSSESSVLISTHGNQALLLQATDHDFQDGINPKVHYSLWPKSNNTRLYHMTQEGYVIAKRSLLPASEKDFLEVIARDQESGEVARATVEIVAIQRGERAPWSLFGGQKRYILHVDVVLAGGIVAVVLLLLLVTVMFLLLWLVRRWRQQQEVAAKASVAQGKHPNVVRELRCPTHFYDRHITTGCSAPTPSPASF; encoded by the exons ATGAAGCGGGATGCCCGTCCATGGACACTGATTCTGCAGAGTTTCTGCCAGATCCTTCTGTGCCAGATGGTGATGAAAATCAACCAGCAAGCAGTGAAAG CAGGCAGCTCATGTCTCGGAGGCGAGGATATCTTCGCTGCGGTTAGGGAAAACAGCCCTGATGGACAGTTCATAGCCAATCTCAGCATCGCTGGTGAGCCCAGGCCAAACGGCATGCGTTTGGCCCTCAGCGGAGACAGTGCCGACTGGTTCTACCTGGAGGAGAATAGCATCAGGCTCAACGCATCTGTCTCGAGGGCTCTGGATCGAGAG GTTCATGGATCAGTTTTAATGGCGGTTTTGTCCTGCTATGAAGGAGAAACCATACAG agTGAATACAGGATCATGGTGGAGATCCTCAATGAAAATGACAACAAGCCAGTATTCATGGAAGAGACTGTCCAGCCTGTGACCATCAGCGAG CTGGCTGCGGTGAACTCTGTGGTGTTTGTTGTAAAGGCAGTGGATGCAGACGAGGACACCATCGTATATGTCATTGACAGGTCTCTG CCAGACTCCAGCTACTTTAGGATAGACCTCCCCAACAGTGGTGACGTGATCTTATCCAAGCCCCTGGACTACGAGACCAAGACCCAGATGCAATTGGCCATTTACGCTGTG GAGATGAACACCCCAGAAATGTATAACACTTCAGCGACCATCATGATCGATGTGCTGGATGGAGATGACCAGTACCCACAATTCCAGCCATGTGTACCCCTAACCCAGGACACTGTGCACCCCATCTGCACCAACCCCATCTACACTGCTAACGTGACGGAGGCACATCAG AACATCACGCTGCCGTTTGCTCCTGGTCGAATTTGtgctgtggatggagacagaggACTGGATGCCCCCCTGCTGTACACAATTCTGTCAG gtGCTGACGATGGCCGCTTTCACATTGATAAACAAAGTGGAGAAGTAACCATGTCTAGACCGGCAGAGCAAGGACTCCTGGTGCCAACGTTCCAGCTTCAGATCATG GCCTCTCAGGTCGATGATCCCAGGAAGTACGCCATCACCTCCGCAGTGGTCCGCGTTTTGGCCCAGAACCACTTTGCCCCGCAGTTCAACAGCAGCACCTACTTCGGCTTCGTCCCAAACAGCAGTGAATCGTCCGTGCTCATCTCCACCCACGGAAACCAGGCATTGCTGCTCCAAGCCACCGATCATGACTTCCAAGAT GGAATAAATCCCAAGGTTCACTATTCTTTGTGGCCAAAGTCAAACAACACAAGATTGTATCATATGACACAGGAAGGCTACGTCATCGCCAAGCGCAGCCTACTCCCAGCTTCGGAGAAAGATTTCCTCGAG GTGATCGCCAGAGACCAGGAGTCGGGGGAGGTTGCTAGGGCAACAGTGGAGATTGTGGCTATCCAGAGAGGTGAGCGAG CGCCGTGGAGCCTCTTTGGGGGGCAGAAGCGTTACATTCTGCATGTGGACGTGGTGCTGGCTGGCGGGATCGTGGCAGTGGTGCTGCTGTTACTGCTGGTAACAGTGATGTTTCTGCTGCTCTGGCTGGTGAGGCGTTGGAGGCAgcaacaggaggtggctgccaAAGCCTCCGTGGCACAGGGGAAGCACCCTAACGTGGTAAGAGAGCTGCGATGCCCCACACATTTTTACGACAGGCACATTACAACGGGCTGCTCAGCACCAACACCCAGTCCTGCTTCCTTCTAA
- the LOC125738862 gene encoding cadherin-related family member 5-like isoform X1, with product MKRDARPWTLILQSFCQILLCQMVMKINQQAVKAGSSCLGGEDIFAAVRENSPDGQFIANLSIAGEPRPNGMRLALSGDSADWFYLEENSIRLNASVSRALDREVHGSVLMAVLSCYEGETIQSEYRIMVEILNENDNKPVFMEETVQPVTISELAAVNSVVFVVKAVDADEDTIVYVIDRSLPDSSYFRIDLPNSGDVILSKPLDYETKTQMQLAIYAVEMNTPEMYNTSATIMIDVLDGDDQYPQFQPCVPLTQDTVHPICTNPIYTANVTEAHQNITLPFAPGRICAVDGDRGLDAPLLYTILSGADDGRFHIDKQSGEVTMSRPAEQGLLVPTFQLQIMASQVDDPRKYAITSAVVRVLAQNHFAPQFNSSTYFGFVPNSSESSVLISTHGNQALLLQATDHDFQDGINPKVHYSLWPKSNNTRLYHMTQEGYVIAKRSLLPASEKDFLEVIARDQESGEVARATVEIVAIQRGERAPWSLFGGQKRYILHVDVVLAGGIVAVVLLLLLVTVMFLLLWLVRRWRQQQEVAAKASVAQGKHPNVVNSGRPTPHIEEISFCNEAYEDCETSGSLGRGLHGKKPGILRRKTQRNHSDSTDLLRDSQSLCMTAEPLPIHVPPSIMSNGKAADRLSKSVSFVDDVTLREIRTAENPRNRSLEVQTVESIFLGEIPQEPCETEEGDRSDDEREAKNLYKVVYPVKEEGKPGETENFYSHKHDQQGDRDMDREGCPES from the exons ATGAAGCGGGATGCCCGTCCATGGACACTGATTCTGCAGAGTTTCTGCCAGATCCTTCTGTGCCAGATGGTGATGAAAATCAACCAGCAAGCAGTGAAAG CAGGCAGCTCATGTCTCGGAGGCGAGGATATCTTCGCTGCGGTTAGGGAAAACAGCCCTGATGGACAGTTCATAGCCAATCTCAGCATCGCTGGTGAGCCCAGGCCAAACGGCATGCGTTTGGCCCTCAGCGGAGACAGTGCCGACTGGTTCTACCTGGAGGAGAATAGCATCAGGCTCAACGCATCTGTCTCGAGGGCTCTGGATCGAGAG GTTCATGGATCAGTTTTAATGGCGGTTTTGTCCTGCTATGAAGGAGAAACCATACAG agTGAATACAGGATCATGGTGGAGATCCTCAATGAAAATGACAACAAGCCAGTATTCATGGAAGAGACTGTCCAGCCTGTGACCATCAGCGAG CTGGCTGCGGTGAACTCTGTGGTGTTTGTTGTAAAGGCAGTGGATGCAGACGAGGACACCATCGTATATGTCATTGACAGGTCTCTG CCAGACTCCAGCTACTTTAGGATAGACCTCCCCAACAGTGGTGACGTGATCTTATCCAAGCCCCTGGACTACGAGACCAAGACCCAGATGCAATTGGCCATTTACGCTGTG GAGATGAACACCCCAGAAATGTATAACACTTCAGCGACCATCATGATCGATGTGCTGGATGGAGATGACCAGTACCCACAATTCCAGCCATGTGTACCCCTAACCCAGGACACTGTGCACCCCATCTGCACCAACCCCATCTACACTGCTAACGTGACGGAGGCACATCAG AACATCACGCTGCCGTTTGCTCCTGGTCGAATTTGtgctgtggatggagacagaggACTGGATGCCCCCCTGCTGTACACAATTCTGTCAG gtGCTGACGATGGCCGCTTTCACATTGATAAACAAAGTGGAGAAGTAACCATGTCTAGACCGGCAGAGCAAGGACTCCTGGTGCCAACGTTCCAGCTTCAGATCATG GCCTCTCAGGTCGATGATCCCAGGAAGTACGCCATCACCTCCGCAGTGGTCCGCGTTTTGGCCCAGAACCACTTTGCCCCGCAGTTCAACAGCAGCACCTACTTCGGCTTCGTCCCAAACAGCAGTGAATCGTCCGTGCTCATCTCCACCCACGGAAACCAGGCATTGCTGCTCCAAGCCACCGATCATGACTTCCAAGAT GGAATAAATCCCAAGGTTCACTATTCTTTGTGGCCAAAGTCAAACAACACAAGATTGTATCATATGACACAGGAAGGCTACGTCATCGCCAAGCGCAGCCTACTCCCAGCTTCGGAGAAAGATTTCCTCGAG GTGATCGCCAGAGACCAGGAGTCGGGGGAGGTTGCTAGGGCAACAGTGGAGATTGTGGCTATCCAGAGAGGTGAGCGAG CGCCGTGGAGCCTCTTTGGGGGGCAGAAGCGTTACATTCTGCATGTGGACGTGGTGCTGGCTGGCGGGATCGTGGCAGTGGTGCTGCTGTTACTGCTGGTAACAGTGATGTTTCTGCTGCTCTGGCTGGTGAGGCGTTGGAGGCAgcaacaggaggtggctgccaAAGCCTCCGTGGCACAGGGGAAGCACCCTAACGTG GTAAACTCCGGAAGGCCGACACCTCACATAGAGGAAATCTCTTTCTGCAACGAAGCGTACGAGGACTGTGAAACCTCAGGCTCGCTGGGACGCGGTCTCCACGGGAAAAAGCCTGGCATCCTGCGCAGAAAGACCCAGAGGAACCACAGCGACAGCACCGACCTCCTAAGAGACAGTCAGTCCCTGTGTATGACAGCAGAACCATTACCCATACATGTGCCTCCATCAATCATGTCCAACGGGAAAGCAGCAGACAGGCTGAGCAAATCGGTGTCATTTGTGGACGATGTCACACTGAGGGAAATAAGGACGGCAGAAAATCCAAGGAACAGGAGTCTGGAGGTTCAGACGGTAGAATCGATATTTTTAGGCGAGATCCCGCAGGAGCCGTGCGAAACCGAAGAGGGAGATCGATCTGATGACGAGAGGGAAGCCAAGAATCTGTACAAGGTAGTGTATCCTGTCAAGGAAGAGGGGAAGCCTGGGGAAACTGAAAACTTCTACAGTCACAAGCATGACCAGCAGGGGGACAGGGACATGGACAGGGAGGGCTGCCCCGAATCTTGA
- the LOC125738862 gene encoding cadherin-related family member 5-like isoform X3, giving the protein MKRDARPWTLILQSFCQILLCQMVMKINQQAVKAGSSCLGGEDIFAAVRENSPDGQFIANLSIAGEPRPNGMRLALSGDSADWFYLEENSIRLNASVSRALDREVHGSVLMAVLSCYEGETIQSEYRIMVEILNENDNKPVFMEETVQPVTISELAAVNSVVFVVKAVDADEDTIVYVIDRSLPDSSYFRIDLPNSGDVILSKPLDYETKTQMQLAIYAVEMNTPEMYNTSATIMIDVLDGDDQYPQFQPCVPLTQDTVHPICTNPIYTANVTEAHQNITLPFAPGRICAVDGDRGLDAPLLYTILSGADDGRFHIDKQSGEVTMSRPAEQGLLVPTFQLQIMASQVDDPRKYAITSAVVRVLAQNHFAPQFNSSTYFGFVPNSSESSVLISTHGNQALLLQATDHDFQDEGYVIAKRSLLPASEKDFLEVIARDQESGEVARATVEIVAIQRGERAPWSLFGGQKRYILHVDVVLAGGIVAVVLLLLLVTVMFLLLWLVRRWRQQQEVAAKASVAQGKHPNVVNSGRPTPHIEEISFCNEAYEDCETSGSLGRGLHGKKPGILRRKTQRNHSDSTDLLRDSQSLCMTAEPLPIHVPPSIMSNGKAADRLSKSVSFVDDVTLREIRTAENPRNRSLEVQTVESIFLGEIPQEPCETEEGDRSDDEREAKNLYKVVYPVKEEGKPGETENFYSHKHDQQGDRDMDREGCPES; this is encoded by the exons ATGAAGCGGGATGCCCGTCCATGGACACTGATTCTGCAGAGTTTCTGCCAGATCCTTCTGTGCCAGATGGTGATGAAAATCAACCAGCAAGCAGTGAAAG CAGGCAGCTCATGTCTCGGAGGCGAGGATATCTTCGCTGCGGTTAGGGAAAACAGCCCTGATGGACAGTTCATAGCCAATCTCAGCATCGCTGGTGAGCCCAGGCCAAACGGCATGCGTTTGGCCCTCAGCGGAGACAGTGCCGACTGGTTCTACCTGGAGGAGAATAGCATCAGGCTCAACGCATCTGTCTCGAGGGCTCTGGATCGAGAG GTTCATGGATCAGTTTTAATGGCGGTTTTGTCCTGCTATGAAGGAGAAACCATACAG agTGAATACAGGATCATGGTGGAGATCCTCAATGAAAATGACAACAAGCCAGTATTCATGGAAGAGACTGTCCAGCCTGTGACCATCAGCGAG CTGGCTGCGGTGAACTCTGTGGTGTTTGTTGTAAAGGCAGTGGATGCAGACGAGGACACCATCGTATATGTCATTGACAGGTCTCTG CCAGACTCCAGCTACTTTAGGATAGACCTCCCCAACAGTGGTGACGTGATCTTATCCAAGCCCCTGGACTACGAGACCAAGACCCAGATGCAATTGGCCATTTACGCTGTG GAGATGAACACCCCAGAAATGTATAACACTTCAGCGACCATCATGATCGATGTGCTGGATGGAGATGACCAGTACCCACAATTCCAGCCATGTGTACCCCTAACCCAGGACACTGTGCACCCCATCTGCACCAACCCCATCTACACTGCTAACGTGACGGAGGCACATCAG AACATCACGCTGCCGTTTGCTCCTGGTCGAATTTGtgctgtggatggagacagaggACTGGATGCCCCCCTGCTGTACACAATTCTGTCAG gtGCTGACGATGGCCGCTTTCACATTGATAAACAAAGTGGAGAAGTAACCATGTCTAGACCGGCAGAGCAAGGACTCCTGGTGCCAACGTTCCAGCTTCAGATCATG GCCTCTCAGGTCGATGATCCCAGGAAGTACGCCATCACCTCCGCAGTGGTCCGCGTTTTGGCCCAGAACCACTTTGCCCCGCAGTTCAACAGCAGCACCTACTTCGGCTTCGTCCCAAACAGCAGTGAATCGTCCGTGCTCATCTCCACCCACGGAAACCAGGCATTGCTGCTCCAAGCCACCGATCATGACTTCCAAGAT GAAGGCTACGTCATCGCCAAGCGCAGCCTACTCCCAGCTTCGGAGAAAGATTTCCTCGAG GTGATCGCCAGAGACCAGGAGTCGGGGGAGGTTGCTAGGGCAACAGTGGAGATTGTGGCTATCCAGAGAGGTGAGCGAG CGCCGTGGAGCCTCTTTGGGGGGCAGAAGCGTTACATTCTGCATGTGGACGTGGTGCTGGCTGGCGGGATCGTGGCAGTGGTGCTGCTGTTACTGCTGGTAACAGTGATGTTTCTGCTGCTCTGGCTGGTGAGGCGTTGGAGGCAgcaacaggaggtggctgccaAAGCCTCCGTGGCACAGGGGAAGCACCCTAACGTG GTAAACTCCGGAAGGCCGACACCTCACATAGAGGAAATCTCTTTCTGCAACGAAGCGTACGAGGACTGTGAAACCTCAGGCTCGCTGGGACGCGGTCTCCACGGGAAAAAGCCTGGCATCCTGCGCAGAAAGACCCAGAGGAACCACAGCGACAGCACCGACCTCCTAAGAGACAGTCAGTCCCTGTGTATGACAGCAGAACCATTACCCATACATGTGCCTCCATCAATCATGTCCAACGGGAAAGCAGCAGACAGGCTGAGCAAATCGGTGTCATTTGTGGACGATGTCACACTGAGGGAAATAAGGACGGCAGAAAATCCAAGGAACAGGAGTCTGGAGGTTCAGACGGTAGAATCGATATTTTTAGGCGAGATCCCGCAGGAGCCGTGCGAAACCGAAGAGGGAGATCGATCTGATGACGAGAGGGAAGCCAAGAATCTGTACAAGGTAGTGTATCCTGTCAAGGAAGAGGGGAAGCCTGGGGAAACTGAAAACTTCTACAGTCACAAGCATGACCAGCAGGGGGACAGGGACATGGACAGGGAGGGCTGCCCCGAATCTTGA